In Arthrobacter sp. B3I9, the following are encoded in one genomic region:
- a CDS encoding metal-sulfur cluster assembly factor, whose product MTATQIERTGRAAASVSEEDIRRALGAVFDPELDEPITDLGFVRSVAVSPGPEGTQAVVHLRLPTSFCSPNFAYLMASDAKDVISALEGVDMVVVELDDHHDSDLINAGLAADAGYRGIFLHEAEDSLEELRQTFRRKAHTAAMERCLTDLLRKNPGLAEADMGTVRLRDLPGGRNTDALLRRRAALGLPGGADSTVLVNHEGRPYPPGDVPMALRRARATRISIDGNAHFCRGLLRTRYEGSGPEQAPRPEGAEAADHHNLLPITVKEIHP is encoded by the coding sequence ATGACTGCCACCCAGATCGAGCGTACGGGCCGGGCTGCCGCTTCGGTCAGCGAAGAGGACATCCGCCGGGCGCTGGGCGCAGTTTTCGATCCGGAACTCGACGAGCCGATCACCGACCTTGGATTTGTCCGCTCGGTGGCCGTCTCCCCTGGTCCGGAGGGGACGCAGGCTGTTGTCCACCTGCGGCTGCCCACATCGTTTTGTTCGCCTAATTTCGCCTACTTGATGGCGTCCGACGCCAAAGACGTCATTTCAGCGCTGGAAGGGGTGGACATGGTGGTCGTCGAGCTCGACGACCACCATGACTCCGATCTCATAAATGCCGGGTTGGCCGCTGATGCCGGCTACCGCGGAATCTTTCTGCACGAGGCCGAGGACAGCCTGGAAGAACTGCGGCAGACGTTCCGCCGGAAGGCGCACACGGCCGCTATGGAGCGCTGTCTCACGGACCTCCTGCGGAAGAATCCGGGTCTCGCGGAAGCGGACATGGGGACGGTGCGCCTCCGGGACCTTCCGGGAGGGAGGAACACAGATGCGCTGCTGCGCCGACGGGCGGCCCTCGGACTGCCCGGGGGCGCGGACTCAACGGTCCTGGTCAACCACGAGGGCCGCCCCTACCCGCCCGGGGATGTCCCCATGGCATTGCGCCGCGCCCGCGCGACTCGCATTTCCATTGACGGAAATGCCCACTTCTGCCGCGGCCTGCTGCGCACCCGGTACGAGGGCTCCGGCCCCGAACAGGCACCCCGGCCCGAGGGCGCCGAAGCCGCCGACCACCACAACCTGCTTCCGATTACAGTCAAGGAGATTCACCCATGA
- a CDS encoding NAD(P)-dependent alcohol dehydrogenase, whose product MKTMRAVQVVGYHQELKMAEVPVPEATGPWDVVVKIGGAGVCRTDLHILEGQWAEKSQVHLPYTIGHENAGWVHEVGSAVTNVKEGDKVILHPLVTCGLCRACRSGDDVHCEESKFPGIDTSGGYAEYLLTSARSVVRIDDSLEPADVAALADAGLTAYHAAAKAATRLTARDTCVVIGAGGLGHIGIQVLKALTPARIVVVDRSPAALDLAREIGADEGVLADGSQVEQVLQLTGGKGAEALIDFVGEGGATAQGVAMLRQAGNYYVVGYGENISVPTIDLVSAEINIIGNLVGSYNDLQDLMALAARGAVTLHTQKYALNDFQQAISDLDAGKVRGRAILVP is encoded by the coding sequence ATGAAGACCATGCGGGCCGTCCAGGTCGTTGGTTACCACCAAGAGCTCAAGATGGCCGAGGTGCCCGTTCCGGAGGCGACCGGCCCCTGGGACGTCGTCGTAAAAATTGGCGGCGCCGGCGTTTGCAGGACCGACCTGCACATTCTCGAGGGCCAGTGGGCCGAGAAATCCCAGGTCCACCTGCCCTACACGATCGGGCACGAAAACGCCGGCTGGGTGCACGAGGTCGGGAGCGCCGTCACCAACGTGAAGGAAGGAGACAAGGTCATCCTGCACCCGCTGGTCACCTGCGGGCTGTGCCGCGCCTGCCGCTCCGGCGACGACGTGCACTGCGAGGAAAGCAAATTCCCGGGCATCGACACCAGCGGCGGGTACGCCGAATACCTCCTGACGTCGGCCCGATCCGTCGTCAGAATCGACGACTCCCTGGAACCGGCCGACGTCGCCGCCCTGGCCGACGCCGGCCTGACCGCCTATCACGCGGCAGCCAAGGCGGCCACACGGCTGACAGCCAGGGACACCTGTGTGGTCATCGGTGCAGGAGGCCTGGGGCACATCGGAATCCAGGTTCTCAAGGCGCTCACCCCGGCCCGCATCGTCGTCGTCGACCGCAGCCCCGCCGCCCTCGACCTCGCCAGGGAAATCGGCGCGGACGAGGGGGTCCTCGCCGACGGGTCCCAGGTGGAGCAGGTACTTCAGCTCACCGGCGGCAAGGGCGCCGAGGCTCTCATCGACTTTGTCGGGGAAGGAGGGGCCACCGCCCAGGGCGTCGCAATGCTGCGGCAGGCAGGAAACTACTATGTCGTTGGCTACGGCGAGAACATCAGCGTTCCCACCATCGACCTTGTTTCTGCCGAAATCAACATCATCGGCAACCTGGTCGGCTCGTACAACGATCTGCAGGACCTCATGGCCCTTGCTGCCCGCGGGGCGGTCACCCTGCATACCCAGAAGTACGCGCTGAACGACTTCCAACAGGCGATCAGCGACCTGGACGCGGGCAAGGTCCGCGGCCGGGCCATCCTCGTGCCCTGA
- a CDS encoding amidohydrolase family protein, whose product MAVALVPRSDAEIRPYLDSLGLPGIIDLHVHFMPSQVLEKVWAFFDRVADSGAPAWPITYRGTEEERVRTLRDMGVKAFTTLNYAHRPGMAQWLNDYSTAFASTHPDAIHSATFYPEPGVGTVVADSLKKGARIFKVHIQVGRFSPLDPQLAPAWELVEDSGTPVVIHCGSGPHPGEFTGPGPIRELVKRYPSLVLIIAHAGLPEYREYADLAANNPHVYLDTTMVGTSYMEQVAPIPPGYLDTLAGLSDKVVLGTDFPSIPYSYSHQIQVLEGWGLGSQWMKNVLWHTPQKLLGLDRLP is encoded by the coding sequence TTGGCTGTAGCACTTGTACCGCGGTCAGACGCGGAGATCCGCCCGTACCTCGACTCGCTGGGCTTGCCCGGGATTATTGATCTGCATGTGCATTTCATGCCTTCCCAGGTGCTGGAGAAGGTCTGGGCGTTCTTTGACCGGGTGGCGGACAGCGGCGCTCCCGCATGGCCCATCACCTACCGGGGCACGGAAGAGGAACGGGTGCGAACGCTGCGGGATATGGGAGTGAAGGCCTTCACCACCCTGAACTATGCGCACCGCCCCGGCATGGCGCAGTGGCTCAACGACTACTCGACGGCGTTCGCCTCGACCCATCCTGACGCCATCCACTCTGCCACTTTCTACCCAGAGCCAGGCGTGGGTACCGTCGTCGCGGACAGCTTGAAAAAGGGCGCCCGGATCTTCAAGGTGCACATCCAGGTGGGTAGATTTTCACCCTTGGACCCCCAGCTCGCGCCCGCGTGGGAACTTGTCGAGGACTCCGGTACACCGGTGGTCATTCACTGCGGCAGCGGTCCGCACCCCGGGGAATTCACCGGGCCTGGACCCATACGCGAACTCGTGAAGAGGTACCCCTCGCTGGTGCTCATCATCGCGCACGCAGGCCTGCCGGAGTACCGGGAGTACGCCGACCTTGCAGCCAACAATCCCCACGTGTACCTGGACACCACCATGGTCGGCACCTCGTACATGGAACAGGTCGCCCCGATCCCGCCCGGATACCTGGACACCCTCGCCGGACTGTCAGACAAAGTCGTCCTCGGCACGGATTTTCCGTCGATTCCCTACTCCTACAGCCACCAGATTCAGGTACTCGAAGGCTGGGGACTCGGAAGCCAGTGGATGAAAAATGTCCTCTGGCATACCCCGCAGAAACTCTTGGGGCTGGACCGGCTGCCCTAG